The region CTGCCCACATCTCCCAAAAATGCCCAGCCATCGTCGTCTGATAAATCGGAAATTGTAGATGATATTAGTTTGATTTCTTTCCGTGTAATTTTATCCACAGCATCCTTATCTTCTTCCTTATCATCATCTTTTTTATCAGCCTGTTTCTTAAGAATTTCAAGGTAAATAAACTTGTCGCAAGCTACAATAAATGGATCGGGTGTTTTTTTCTCCCCAATGCCAATAACCTGCAATCCAGCTTCGCGCAAACGCGTTGCAAGCCGGGTAAAATCGCTATCGCTGGAGACCAGACAAAAGCCCTGCACTTTTTGTGCATATAAAATATCCATAGCATCGATAATCATGGCCGAATCGGTAGCATTTTTGCCCGATGTATAGCCATATTATTGAATGGGTGTAATGGCATTCTCCAATAAAAGTGATTTCCATTTTGCTAAATTAGGTTTGGTCCAATCGCCATAGATACGTTTTATGGTCGGATTCCCATATTTGGCTATTTCTTCCATCATCTCTTTTACGTTGCCGGGAGGAATATTATCGGCATCGATTAGTACAGCAAGATTTGTATTCATAAGTGTATTATTTTCTGTTTTTTTTCAGACTACAACAAACCATATTAATTGATTAAAACAAATTAATTTTCAACTGGAGCTTTTTGTTCATTGGATAATGGAATAAAACGGGCAGATAAATCCGGCTCAGCCATATCTTTATCTAAAGGATACATGGGTCGCTTAATACGTTTGTAGGGCAACCGTTCCAAATCCTGATCAACTCCGCCCGGCGTAAGGGCCATTATCCAATCACCCCGCATATTATATAATTCTGGTACGAGATACCCAATTTTCACAACTAAAATATCTGCTTCACGTGGTTTTAACTTAAGGTTGGTAAAATCAGCCTCATGATGGTAAGGTTTGCGTTTTTTAGTGACTATTACCCGGGCACTTCCAATCCGCACCACAACTTCTACCTCAGCATGTTTATCTCCTTCGCGAATGGCTTCCACAATACCTTTTAGTTTGACAGGTCCTGCATAGCGGTTATCTACTTCAGCACCTGCAAACTCGTTAACTTTTCCTCCCACGCCAACTTTCAGGGCTTTTTCAACCAGTTTTGGGCCGGGTATGGATGCATAAATTAATGTTGGGCCTTCGATCTTTTGGAAAGCCGCATTTTTGAGAATTTGCTTCAATGTCCAGGTAACATCTCCGGCTCCGCCGGCTGTAGGGTTATCGCCCATATCGCTGATAACAAAGGGCTTTTTATTGCTTTGCAGAGCCATCTCAAGGCTTTCATCCAGTTTAGCTACAGGTGCTACAAACTCAAATTGTTCCCTTACATCCCAAAACGACTGCGCTAATTCTTCAGCCGATGCTTTCACCTGCTTTTTGTCATCTCCCGTAACCATTACCACCGCATGGTTTCGGGGCTCGTCGGCCCAGGCATAACCTACCCAAATGGCGGCATCTAACACGCCCTCTTTTTGGGTCATAGGTTTTACTTTGGCATATAAACTTTTGGCGGGCTCAATACGCGTACTGGTCTTTTCGCCCGGCAGCAAAATGGGCACTGGAATACGCGCTTTGTAAGCTGGTCTTCCTTTGCCGGGCTCAATACGGTCAAGTAAATTTGTCAATGCACGTTTTTTAGATTCTATGGCATCCTCATGCGGCGCCATTCGGTAACAAGTAATTAAATCTGACTGATGCGCCAGTTGCGGGGAGACATTTCCATGCAAATCCATTGACGTTGAAATTAAAGCATCTTCACCTACCACATCACGCACGCGGAGTATCATATCACCTTCGGGATCGTCCATCCCGACTACGTTCATGGCTCCATGAATATCGAAGAAGACGCCGTCGTAGGGTACATTTGCTTCCAGTTTGGCAAGCATTCTGGTCATCAAACTTTCATAAGCTTCTTTGGTAACAATACCTCCTGGCAATGCATGACCACGTAGTGCTGGAAAATACCCGGCTCGTTTTCTTGTGGCAGAATCCTCATTTAAAAACGGATAGTACGTGTAAACCTCATCTCCCACTCTTGCATGAAAAGCATCTTCTGTGGTTTGTGCCGGAGAAAAAGTACTGGATTCAATGGCCAGACCGCAGATTGCTATTCGCGGGAGTTTATTTATTGCATCAGGTGTTTTTTGCTTCTGATTGCAGCTGAAAAGAATTGATAAGGTTAATAAAATTATGGTTATGGTTTTCATTTTATGCAGTGATTTTGATTTTGTGCTAGTCAAATTTAATGAAAAATTACCTGAACACACTGCTGATTTAGAAACTGAAACAACAAATCGACATAACCCAATTATCTGTTGAATACAGGGGGACTTACTTTCGAGAGCCATCAGAGCATAAGCCTTAATCTTCCAGCCATCAAAATTTTTAAATTAACTAATTTCACATTCTAAACGCACAGTGAAAAAAATAACTATTATTTTTGAGCGCAAGACATAAAAGCGGTACTTAATTCTACTTTAACACATTTATTGTTTTGAATAACAGTAATCTATATCCCGTTGCCTTTTTTTGTGTCGATGTTCCAATTTTTCCAACATACGCTCATCTGTCATTTCACGGTAAAACTTATATACCAAAAAATCCATGATGTCCCTTGCAGAAAGCAATGGAATCTGGTCATGATTTAAAATTTTCTCCTTTAACATAAAACTGCCTACAATCATATTTAATGCAACTTGATGATACCATGATTTCCATTTACGAGTCTGAAAATGGTCCATCCCCAATATTTGCTTTTGTTCTTTGAAACTGTGCTCTATAAAAAAACGCTGCGCCTGCATATATGCCAGTGCTTGTTCGGTGTACTGGACAAGTTCGGCATTTGTGAATGAATATTTAGTCTCTACGCAATCATTTGTTTTTCTTTTCGAAACAACCAATAAACGTTTTTCAACGGCATTGGAGGCTTTGTCCCAAATGTAAACAGTCTTGAAATGAAAGAGCCCCTTGAGTTTGCCTTTTGCAGAATCGCGAATATTTAATTTCTTCCAATCCTTTGCGGACAGGGTTTTAATGTAGGTGTCGGCATTAACTGCTGATGTACTTGCTTTTAGCTTTTTTGGGGCGCGCCCCCGATTACTCTTGCGTTCGGGCAAATAAAGTTCCGGCTCTTCTAAATATATCTTTTGATTACTATGAATATCAAGCATATAAATTAAGCCCAAATCAGCCACAGAACGGGTAAATACAATGTCATTTCCATATAGGCCATCCGCTCCAACGTAATCAAATGATATACCCATTTCAAGTTGATGCTTTACTATTTCTGTTGCCAACTCTGGTTTTGTGCGGAAAATCCTATCTTCACGGGGTATACCTGCAGCTTCACATCTACCCTGATCATCGATCCATGATTTTGGTAAATAAAGCCTGGTATCGACCAACGAGGCGTATTTGTCATTACAAAGGCAGCCAAAAACGGCTACCTGTGAGTTTGCTGTTTTTCCTACATTCCCACAATACTGATGATCAACACCAACGCTTTTCTTTCCCTTTTTAACCCAACCACTTTCATCGATGAGTAGTCCTGTTAACTTCCGATTGGGCAATGCTTGGTCTACATTTTTTGCAGTTTGATCGATGACAGCCCGAGCATCCCAGTTAGATTCTGTTATGAAATGCTGCATCTGATGATAGTTGGCATTCAATGTTTCACTTATGCGTTCTATGTTTTTCAAATCGCTTAATGCAAGTCCTTCGACATATTGAGAGGCTTTATCGAAGTTTGTCTTTGTTTTATTTTTGAAAAAATACTCATATTCAGACAAATACACTTCAAGACGGTCGTTAACCGCAAGCAGTGTTTTACCATTGTTATAATCTTTTTTTAAGTGATTCGCTCGTTACCCATTGCAAATAAAATTACATTTTTTTAACATGCGCAATATACTAAATGTTAACGGATTATCACTGTTATTCACTTAAAATAACTTCGTTTTTTTTAATCTGTTAAAGTAGAATTAATTAATTGCTATTTGCAATTAACCACTATTGTTGTTTATTTGCATTATTTTTAAGGTACATTTTTTAAATATTAAAATCATTACTATGAAGAAAATTACTTTGCTTTTTGCTTTAATAAGCTTATTATTTGTTTTTAACGCTAATGGCCAAAAAATTTCTATTAGTGGTCATATTGGTTACTCTTCACCACAAGGTGATGCCTTTACCTACGATGAAGGTTCTGGTGGAAAAGGTGGCTTTGGATATAGTGTAGACATCCTATATCACCTACCACAATTTGACAACAAACTGGCTGTAGGATTGATATACAATGATGCTCTTTTAGTAGGTGGAGGTACATCAGACAGCAATGTCGATCTCGATATGTACCTTCTGGGTATCCGCGGAGTTAAAGGGCAATACCGTTTTTTTGACAGCAAGGTTTCGCCATATGGTGCAGTTTCACTTGGAGCATCGCGTTTAGAAGTACCTGAAGTTAAATCAAATGATGAAGTTATTGCTGAAGGTGGATCAACCTATGCTTTTGGAATAGCACCTGAAATTGGAGTAGAACTCGGAGGCTTTGTAATCTCTGCTATGTATTTAGTGCCTATGAAATACGAGACCTGGGGTAGTGATGAAGATTCGGCAGGCTCATTCCAAATTTCAATTGGATGGCGTGGTGGATTTGACCTCTAGTCATAAAGATTTATTCAAATTTATATCAAAACCGATTGGAAGTAGAATCCAATCGGTTTTTCTTTATTAAAGAATCATGGTTGTGCTGAAACGCAATCTATCTTATAACTCAATCGAAGTCATCTGCTCCAAACTACCTGTACATATTATTTCAACAGTTTGCTTCACTCTCGCTTTCGCTGAAGCTCCTGCGAGCAAAGACGTTCGCAATGACGCGTCTTCGATTAATCTGAATGCCTTACAAACCGTGCGTTGGCGGTTCTCTCCCTTGGGAGAGTCAGTGAGGTGCGCGGTGGCGATGCAACCATCTATTAAAAACTACCTGCACAGGTTATTTCAACAGTTTGCCTCACTCTTGTAAATTGCAAATTTAAAATGTACAAATTTTCGCAAAAGTAAATGTACAGTTTTTGATTTATCTTTTTCATTGATTATTTGTGTTTGTTTTATGTAACAACGGAGGGTAATACCTTCGTCCCTGAAGCGTAGCGAAAGGGCGAAGGTATTACCCGGGCGTTATGATTTTTCCTCTTTAAATATGGTTTGCCTGTTCTCCATGCGATAACTACTACCTGATAGCTTGATTACTTCACAGCGGTAAAGTATCCTGTCTAACAAGGCAGATGTTAATACCTCATCATCGAGGTTTTCCGCCCATTGTTTAGGCGATTTATTGGTGGTAATAATTATGGAGCACTGTTCATGTAGTTGATTGATCAGGTTAAAGAAAGCGACGGCTTCATGCTTTTTAATGGGCATAAGCATAATATCGTCAATAGCTATCAAATGAGCTTTTAAAAGACGATTGTAAGTGGCCAGTGCAGATGATACCATTTCCTTCATTTTTATGGTGTTGATAATGTCTTCCATGGTCATAAAATATGCTTTATATCCCGATGTGATTGCTTGATATATAAGTCCAGCGGCCAAAAAAGTTTTGCCTGTACCTGAGGGACCCATCAAGATGACATTGTAATTTTGCTCCATCCACAATAATTCCCTTAGCTCTTTTAATTGTGGCCTGGTAATGCCATTGGCAAAGTTAAAGTCATATTGATCAAGGTCGTGAGATTTAGGAAGGCGCGCCATTTTCAACCTTCTTTCGTAATCGTTTTTTCGGCGTTGTAAGATTTCCTGATAAAGGAGTTCATGGGTATATTCCAGATAAGAAGGGCTGTCGATCTGTGCCTGGTGCACCATTTTATCAGCGTTGTTTCTTAGTTTGGTCAGCCTGAGTTTGTCGGCGTATTGCTTGATTTGTTTGATTTGTTCCATGGCTAAAATAGTTTTTCGTAAGTATTAATGTTGCTTGTGTCGGCCTTAATAGTAGCTTTTTCCATAAATTTAGTGGTTTGAGGGCGCTCTATGTTTACCTTCGTTTTACTGTTCTTTTCTGCTTGGTTTGCAATATGGATTATGGCCTGATAGAGACTGTTCGCATTGTAATATTGACATTCCATGCAATAATCAAGGCCTTTATCGATATGCTGTTGCGTAAAGCCTGTGATTTTTTTGGCTATTGCCCGCAGGTTGTCGTGGTAGTATCTTGACTTATCGCTTTTGATCAGTTCAAGGTAAAATTTGGCTTTGTCTGTATTGCCCAACCTTTCCAGTGCTTCGGCATAAGTCTGTGGAAGTGTTTTTGATTTATCGCGCCTAAAGTCCGTGTTGCGCAGGTATTCCCCTTCACCTATGCACAGGTCATAACTTGTGATCAACCCGTTATTCCCGGAGGATCGGTAAAAGAATACTTTCCCTTCTTTTATGGAATAAAGTACCTTTGAACCAGGCCCTTTGTATGTGCCAAGGGGAAGCTGGTAGCTGTTTTTGTGCAATAAAACCGTATTGTTTTTTCTTACGGTATGCGACCGTAATGTTTGTTCATGTGACAATTGCTGTTTTTTGTAAGGTAAAAGATATTGTTTTTCGATTTTCCATTCTTTATAAGGCACTTTGTGGGTAGTGGTATGTTTTTTTGCATTTGCTGTTCGTGCAAGCCATGCCAGCCCTTCCTCATTGAGTAAACTGATGCCCCTGAAGGGCCTTCCCCTTAAAAAATTGTTCTTTATATAACCGACCACATTCTCGATCTTTCCCTTGCTTTAAGGGTCAGCTTTCCGACAAAAAACAGCTTTAAATGGCTGGTTTTGTACAAAACTGTTGAACTCATGGGTCAGCTTATAATCGCCAAGGTTTTCATCTTTTATGAAAACACAGTCCTGGTCATAAATTATTTTTCGGGGGATGCCTCCAAAAAACTCAAATGCAAGAAAATGAGCATAAACCGCATCAGTAGCAGTGAAGGGCCTTTCTTGAAAATAAACAAATTTATGCCGTGAACGGGAAAGTAATATTGCAAAGAAATAAACCTTTCGTCGATTGCCTTCGACAGTGCGCATGTAAGTCTCGCCAAAATCGACCTGAGCCTCTTGTCCGTAAGGCGTCTGTGGTAATTGGCCGAAGTCTCGTTGACTCTCCGATCTTGGTTTGGGAATATTGTACTTTTCACGGATCATTTGCACAAAATTATACACTGTTTTACTGTGTACTTCAGGCAGGTCATCTGCGTATTTTTCTTTCAAGTGATCTTCAATTTGCGCTGCCGACAAATCTGCATGCTCATTTAGTTCATCTTTAACGAAATCTGCATAAGCTGCAAGTTTTCGGGGCAGGTTTTTTCCCTGGCGTATCCAATCATGGAAATCTTCTTCACCCATGCTTAAATAGCGTTTTACGGTTCGGCGGTCAATGCCAATTTCTCTTGAAATCTGGCTTTTATTGAAACCATTTTCTGATAATTCTTTAACTTTGTACCACATACAAAATTTTTCTTTTTTTTTCATAAGTCCTCATATTATCAAAATGATAAGATGGGGACTTTTTTTATTAACCTAAAATGTACATTTTAGATTGCGAAAATTTGTACATGTAAAGTTGCGTATTACATGCTGTAGAAACCCAAAATTGAAAACGCGTCATGGCGAGGCACTAAGCCATCTGTTTCAAGCTTCCATTGCGGTAATACTAACCGCTCCAACTGCTTCGAGGGTTTCGGTCGCGAATCCTATCAACGGTCGGGAAACCCTTCAAGCGGTCGCAGACCCTTGAAGCGGTGGGGTTCTACTAATCGCTCGAAGGGTTTCCGCTGCGCTTCAACTGCTTCGAGGGTTGGTTGCGGTGAATTGGAACAGTTCCCTTCGGCTCCGCTCAGGGAACGGCTACGCTGACTGGGCTAAATTCCGCACGAACTGTGGGTTAGGCAGCACCCCCTTTAGGTCGGGGGGTGTGGGATTGCAAGTGAAGCTATTTGTTTCAAGCTTACGCTGCGGTTATTCATCTCACCCCGACCCTCTTCCGCTGGTTATCGGACACGGCCTCAAGGAGAAGGAAAGCTCCGGTTAGCCTGTATAACAGAATATTAAGCTTTGTATATGTGATTTCGTTCGTTTTGATGTATGTGGTTGAAATTCGGCACAGACGGCGCGTTGGCGGTTCTTCCGCCAACTGGCGGATTAGTCAGGTGTGGGGTGGAAAATGAAGCAGTCTATTTCAACCTTCAACTACGCTAAATTGCAACATTTAACTTTTTACTTCTATATTAGGCAACATTTTTGTTGCTATTGTGTTTACCGACTAGTAATGAAGCACTTTTTTTCAAATATCGCCCTGTTAACTTACCTTATTGGCCTTTTCGGCTGGCAGGTAAATAAACACTATTCAGGCGGTGAATTATTTGATATTAAGTTGTTTGCTGAGGCAGAAAAATGTTGTGAGCACAATTGCGATTGCTGCGATGACACTACTGATATTTATCAATTGGATGTAGATCAGGATATTGCTCAAAAACCAGAGGTCAAAATAGTATCAATTGATCTTTTTGCACAGTTTTATTTTGTAGAACTACCAAAAGTTGAAATAAATATTGAGCATTCAAAAACCACACGTCCGCCACCCGTAATTCCCTACATAAATAGTATTTCCAATTTACAGAAATTCCTTTGTTGATTGATCATCACTGTTTTTAGAATATACTGTTCAGAAGTATGTTATATTGTAAAGCAGTGTTTATTTAATTAATGATCAATCAAATGTAAGTAATATGCGCTTTTATTGAATAAAACAAAAGTTGACCATATGCTGCAATTTAAACGCAAAGGAACATGTTTAATAAAACCATCAAGTTTTTTCTTGAAAATAAGCTGGTTACTTTTCTCGCGCTCACAGTATTTGTAGCGTGGGGGATATCTACTTCGCCATTTAATTGGGATACAGGTATTTTGCCAAATGATCCCGTACCGGTGGATGCAATTCCCGATATTGGCGAAAACCAGCAAATTGTATATACCGAATGGCCGGGCCGGTCTCCCCAGGATATCGAAGACCAGGTTTCTTATCCGCTTACAACAGCATTGCTTGGGAT is a window of Salinivirga cyanobacteriivorans DNA encoding:
- a CDS encoding M81 family metallopeptidase, with translation MKTITIILLTLSILFSCNQKQKTPDAINKLPRIAICGLAIESSTFSPAQTTEDAFHARVGDEVYTYYPFLNEDSATRKRAGYFPALRGHALPGGIVTKEAYESLMTRMLAKLEANVPYDGVFFDIHGAMNVVGMDDPEGDMILRVRDVVGEDALISTSMDLHGNVSPQLAHQSDLITCYRMAPHEDAIESKKRALTNLLDRIEPGKGRPAYKARIPVPILLPGEKTSTRIEPAKSLYAKVKPMTQKEGVLDAAIWVGYAWADEPRNHAVVMVTGDDKKQVKASAEELAQSFWDVREQFEFVAPVAKLDESLEMALQSNKKPFVISDMGDNPTAGGAGDVTWTLKQILKNAAFQKIEGPTLIYASIPGPKLVEKALKVGVGGKVNEFAGAEVDNRYAGPVKLKGIVEAIREGDKHAEVEVVVRIGSARVIVTKKRKPYHHEADFTNLKLKPREADILVVKIGYLVPELYNMRGDWIMALTPGGVDQDLERLPYKRIKRPMYPLDKDMAEPDLSARFIPLSNEQKAPVEN
- a CDS encoding IS701 family transposase: MYLSEYEYFFKNKTKTNFDKASQYVEGLALSDLKNIERISETLNANYHQMQHFITESNWDARAVIDQTAKNVDQALPNRKLTGLLIDESGWVKKGKKSVGVDHQYCGNVGKTANSQVAVFGCLCNDKYASLVDTRLYLPKSWIDDQGRCEAAGIPREDRIFRTKPELATEIVKHQLEMGISFDYVGADGLYGNDIVFTRSVADLGLIYMLDIHSNQKIYLEEPELYLPERKSNRGRAPKKLKASTSAVNADTYIKTLSAKDWKKLNIRDSAKGKLKGLFHFKTVYIWDKASNAVEKRLLVVSKRKTNDCVETKYSFTNAELVQYTEQALAYMQAQRFFIEHSFKEQKQILGMDHFQTRKWKSWYHQVALNMIVGSFMLKEKILNHDQIPLLSARDIMDFLVYKFYREMTDERMLEKLEHRHKKRQRDIDYCYSKQ
- a CDS encoding outer membrane beta-barrel protein; the encoded protein is MKKITLLFALISLLFVFNANGQKISISGHIGYSSPQGDAFTYDEGSGGKGGFGYSVDILYHLPQFDNKLAVGLIYNDALLVGGGTSDSNVDLDMYLLGIRGVKGQYRFFDSKVSPYGAVSLGASRLEVPEVKSNDEVIAEGGSTYAFGIAPEIGVELGGFVISAMYLVPMKYETWGSDEDSAGSFQISIGWRGGFDL
- the istB gene encoding IS21-like element helper ATPase IstB, translating into MEQIKQIKQYADKLRLTKLRNNADKMVHQAQIDSPSYLEYTHELLYQEILQRRKNDYERRLKMARLPKSHDLDQYDFNFANGITRPQLKELRELLWMEQNYNVILMGPSGTGKTFLAAGLIYQAITSGYKAYFMTMEDIINTIKMKEMVSSALATYNRLLKAHLIAIDDIMLMPIKKHEAVAFFNLINQLHEQCSIIITTNKSPKQWAENLDDEVLTSALLDRILYRCEVIKLSGSSYRMENRQTIFKEEKS
- a CDS encoding IS21 family transposase, giving the protein MKKKEKFCMWYKVKELSENGFNKSQISREIGIDRRTVKRYLSMGEEDFHDWIRQGKNLPRKLAAYADFVKDELNEHADLSAAQIEDHLKEKYADDLPEVHSKTVYNFVQMIREKYNIPKPRSESQRDFGQLPQTPYGQEAQVDFGETYMRTVEGNRRKVYFFAILLSRSRHKFVYFQERPFTATDAVYAHFLAFEFFGGIPRKIIYDQDCVFIKDENLGDYKLTHEFNSFVQNQPFKAVFCRKADP